A window of Flavobacterium psychrophilum genomic DNA:
GTGTATTTTGAAAATCCATTGTAGTTTGTTTGTTGTGGAGGTAAAAGTAAGGAATAATTAAAAAATGGTAAAATTGAATTTTGTTATGGAATTTCAAAAATCCGATCGTTGGATTTTTCGATTTCAGAAAGTTTAAAAATCAACAAAAAACTTAAATACTAAAAGTGCAACATTAAATTTTACATCTTTGATTTTCAAACATATAACACCTTCTAATATTACGCAGCAAAATGGCGTTTTGAGAACAGAAAGTGCAATATTAAATCATAAAAAAAGCGGCTAAAAAGCCGCTCTTAACTATATTTTTACCGATTATAAAATCAGCATTGCATCACCGTAAGTGTAAAAACGGTAACCTTCTTTAATTGCTTCGTCATAGGCTTTACGCATAAGATCATGACCCATAAATGCAGAGATCATCATCAATAACGTAGATTTTGGTGTGTGGAAGTTAGTAATCATACAGTCTGCCACGCTAAAATCATATGGAGGGAAGATAAACTTGTTTGTCCATCCAACATAAGGATTAAGTGTTTTAGCAGATGATACAGAGCTTTCCATAGCACGCATTGTAGTAGTACCTACAGCACATATTTTATGCTTGGCAGCTTTAGCCTTGTTTACAATATCACATGCTTCCTGGCTAATGATAAGCTCTTCTGAGTCCATTTTGTGCTTAGAAAGATCTTCTACCTCAACAGGGTTAAAAGTACCAAGCCCAACGTGAAGTGTAATTTCAGCGAAGTCTACACCTTTAATCTCTAACCTTTTAAGAAGGTGTTTAGAGAAGTGAAGACCTGCAGTTGGTGCTGCAACAGCTCCTTCTTCTTTAGCATAGATAGTCTGGTAACGCTCAGCATCTTCCGGCACTACCTCACGGTTTATGTACTTAGGTATTGGCGTTTCTCCAAGTTCTGTAAGCTTGTTACGGAACTCTTCGTACGAACCATCATAAAGAAAACGTAATGTTCTTCCACGTGACGTTGTGTTATCAATTACCTCAGCCACAAGAGAATCGTCATCTCCAAAATATAATTTGTTTCCTATCCTTATTTTTCTTGCAGGGTCTACCAATACATCCCAAAGGCGTTGCTCAGAGTTAAGTTCCCTTAAAAGGAAAACCTCAATTCTCGCTCCGGTTTTCTCTTTGTTACCATAAAGGCGCGCAGGGAAAACTTTAGTATTGTTAAGCACCATTACATCTCCTTCATCAAAATAATCCAATACATCCTTAAACAGCTTGTGTTCAATAGTTTTAGTTTTCCTGTCTATTACCATAAGACGAGCTTCGTCCCTGTTTTCAGCAGGAAACTCAGCAAGAAGTTCTTTTGGCAGGTTGAAATTGAAGTTAGATAATTTCATGTTCTATTTTTATTTTTAAGCAATATTGGCTTATTTGCCTACTACTCTAATTGCGTGCAAATATACTATCGCCAGATAGGCGTTGTCAAGTGTTTTGCCATATATTTATTGTAATTGCAAAAACAGCCAGTAAAACCGCTGTTTTATTTTGCTATAAAGTGCTTACCGTGAAGCCCAGCGTCTGCAAATCGTCCCAGAAAGAGGGGAATGATTTAGAAACGACCTCGGCATCGTTAATAATAATGGGCACTTT
This region includes:
- a CDS encoding S-adenosylmethionine tRNA ribosyltransferase, which translates into the protein MKLSNFNFNLPKELLAEFPAENRDEARLMVIDRKTKTIEHKLFKDVLDYFDEGDVMVLNNTKVFPARLYGNKEKTGARIEVFLLRELNSEQRLWDVLVDPARKIRIGNKLYFGDDDSLVAEVIDNTTSRGRTLRFLYDGSYEEFRNKLTELGETPIPKYINREVVPEDAERYQTIYAKEEGAVAAPTAGLHFSKHLLKRLEIKGVDFAEITLHVGLGTFNPVEVEDLSKHKMDSEELIISQEACDIVNKAKAAKHKICAVGTTTMRAMESSVSSAKTLNPYVGWTNKFIFPPYDFSVADCMITNFHTPKSTLLMMISAFMGHDLMRKAYDEAIKEGYRFYTYGDAMLIL